The following proteins are co-located in the Abditibacteriaceae bacterium genome:
- a CDS encoding N-acetyltransferase: MQLRKARNTDVTQMRALINSMALRTDEDHKHGHMLPRSLTELYEHIRDYTVLEDDGKIFGCCALESQWDELAELKALAVSDELQGQGWGKKLVFSALAESQTLGIAVVYTLTNKWEFFQKLDFAPIPMNMLPQRVWSECVNCPKYDAGCDEVAMTYQGRQPKQVFIPAVGVNAPQAARAALGLSAK, translated from the coding sequence ATGCAACTCCGCAAAGCCCGCAACACCGATGTGACGCAAATGCGCGCCCTGATTAACAGCATGGCGCTCCGCACCGACGAAGACCACAAACACGGCCACATGCTGCCGCGCAGCCTCACGGAATTGTATGAACACATCCGCGATTACACCGTGCTGGAAGACGACGGCAAAATTTTCGGCTGTTGCGCGCTGGAAAGCCAGTGGGACGAATTGGCCGAACTCAAAGCGCTTGCGGTTTCCGACGAACTGCAAGGGCAGGGCTGGGGCAAAAAGCTGGTATTCTCCGCGCTCGCCGAATCGCAGACTCTGGGGATAGCCGTTGTTTACACGCTGACGAATAAATGGGAGTTTTTCCAAAAACTCGATTTCGCGCCGATTCCAATGAACATGCTGCCGCAGCGCGTGTGGAGCGAATGCGTGAATTGCCCGAAGTACGACGCCGGTTGCGATGAAGTCGCGATGACCTATCAGGGCCGCCAGCCGAAGCAGGTTTTTATTCCCGCAGTTGGCGTCAATGCGCCGCAAGCAGCGCGCGCGGCGCTGGGTCTTTCAGCCAAATAA
- the ispG gene encoding flavodoxin-dependent (E)-4-hydroxy-3-methylbut-2-enyl-diphosphate synthase: MKFDEELVITRRPTRKVKVGNIWIGGDAPIAVQTMAKTKTDDTRATIEQIHAIQQAGADLVRVAVPDEKAARSLEWIRLNIQIPLVADIHFNAKFAMIALEQGVDKLRLNPGNIRNEAKIRDIVKAAKERSVPIRIGVNAGSLDPDIKERYGMTPRALVESAKRELSYFDKEDFGDVIISIKASDVRMCMAAYNLAAAELGDYPLHLGVTEAGITRIGTVKSAMGMGFLLAQGIGDTLRVSLTGDPVDEVKVGWDILSGLELRRRGPNVISCPSCGRCDIDVVPLAEQVNAAIAGISNPVSIAVMGCEVNGPGEAKSADYGIAGGNGISLIFKKGEQVARVKPEDQLKALIDIITEDLAKQKAEEPAAVS, translated from the coding sequence ATGAAATTTGACGAAGAGTTAGTAATTACACGGCGCCCAACGCGCAAAGTGAAAGTTGGAAACATCTGGATTGGCGGTGACGCACCGATTGCTGTCCAGACGATGGCGAAAACCAAGACCGACGACACCCGCGCTACGATTGAGCAAATCCATGCGATTCAGCAGGCTGGCGCCGACCTTGTGCGTGTTGCCGTGCCCGACGAAAAAGCCGCGCGCAGCTTGGAATGGATTCGTCTCAATATCCAGATCCCGCTTGTCGCCGATATTCACTTCAACGCCAAATTTGCGATGATCGCGCTCGAACAGGGCGTCGATAAATTGCGCCTCAATCCCGGCAACATCCGCAACGAAGCCAAAATTCGCGACATCGTCAAAGCCGCCAAAGAGCGCAGCGTCCCGATTCGCATCGGCGTAAACGCCGGTTCGCTCGACCCCGACATCAAAGAACGCTACGGCATGACGCCGCGCGCTTTGGTCGAAAGCGCCAAGCGCGAACTCTCCTACTTCGACAAAGAAGATTTCGGCGACGTTATCATTTCGATTAAAGCCAGCGACGTGCGAATGTGCATGGCCGCGTATAACCTAGCTGCTGCAGAACTTGGCGATTATCCGCTGCATCTGGGCGTGACCGAAGCGGGCATTACACGCATCGGCACAGTCAAAAGTGCGATGGGCATGGGCTTTTTGCTGGCGCAGGGCATCGGCGATACGTTGCGCGTTTCCCTCACCGGTGATCCGGTTGATGAAGTCAAAGTCGGCTGGGATATCTTGTCGGGCCTGGAACTGCGACGACGAGGGCCGAACGTCATTTCGTGCCCGTCTTGTGGTCGCTGCGACATCGACGTCGTGCCTTTGGCCGAGCAAGTGAACGCGGCGATTGCCGGCATTTCCAATCCGGTTTCGATTGCTGTTATGGGCTGCGAAGTCAACGGGCCGGGCGAAGCGAAGTCGGCAGATTACGGCATCGCAGGCGGCAACGGAATTTCGTTGATTTTCAAAAAAGGCGAGCAGGTTGCGCGCGTTAAGCCCGAGGATCAACTGAAAGCCCTCATCGACATCATTACTGAAGACCTCGCGAAGCAAAAAGCCGAAGAACCGGCAGCCGTTTCTTAA
- a CDS encoding M50 family metallopeptidase: MPEETKKKFDPTLIIMLVVAAMLAVRAPEFLKGVVIFVVTLSVLVFVHEWGHYQFARWAGMKVNRFALGFPPWVYTKRYKGIDYSVGALPIGGMVDIAGLGSEEEMVATAKNTGDSTAANATPVYERRPDRPFGERQFQDSSLGWRFMTLFAGPMMNFIYALIVFIGLFSLVGVPNKITRTNTVEVVQPGMPAFRAGLEYGDKIVGVNDTKTSDVDVLIKTISGLNGKPVKLMVERDGKILQKNLQPIVEQVEKFDKEGNRAGFEKASRIGIGFLIRVDSYKKLSTVEAVQTGVAYATGGARAILGMLGRAVTGNMSSAEVRDVGGPVKIGQAVNLMAKKGWFEVLLGSGALSLNLGLLNLLPLPALDGGRIMFLGYELVARKPVDPNKENMVNVVGMVMLLTFMLLITMRDVWPWLERGLRGLSS; this comes from the coding sequence ATGCCCGAAGAAACGAAGAAAAAATTCGACCCAACTTTGATTATCATGTTGGTTGTAGCGGCGATGCTCGCCGTTCGAGCGCCAGAATTCTTGAAGGGCGTCGTCATTTTCGTCGTGACGCTAAGTGTTTTGGTGTTTGTCCACGAATGGGGTCACTATCAATTCGCGCGCTGGGCGGGAATGAAAGTCAATCGTTTCGCTCTTGGCTTTCCGCCCTGGGTTTATACCAAGCGCTATAAGGGAATCGATTATTCCGTCGGCGCTTTGCCGATTGGCGGCATGGTCGATATTGCTGGTCTCGGAAGCGAAGAAGAAATGGTGGCGACGGCCAAGAACACCGGAGATAGTACTGCCGCCAACGCAACGCCTGTATACGAACGCCGACCCGACCGGCCTTTCGGCGAACGCCAATTCCAGGATAGCAGCCTCGGTTGGCGTTTCATGACGCTGTTCGCCGGGCCGATGATGAACTTCATCTATGCGCTCATTGTCTTTATTGGTCTGTTTTCTTTGGTCGGTGTCCCCAACAAAATAACGCGCACCAATACGGTGGAAGTTGTTCAGCCGGGAATGCCGGCGTTTCGCGCCGGTTTGGAATACGGCGATAAAATTGTCGGCGTCAACGACACGAAAACGAGCGATGTCGATGTGCTGATTAAAACGATCAGCGGGTTAAATGGAAAGCCGGTTAAGCTGATGGTCGAGCGCGACGGCAAAATTTTGCAGAAGAACTTGCAACCCATTGTTGAGCAAGTCGAGAAGTTCGATAAAGAAGGCAATCGCGCTGGTTTTGAAAAAGCATCCCGCATTGGCATTGGCTTCTTGATTCGCGTCGATTCGTATAAAAAGCTATCGACTGTCGAAGCCGTTCAAACTGGAGTTGCTTACGCGACCGGCGGCGCGCGCGCCATTCTGGGAATGCTCGGACGCGCTGTTACCGGAAACATGAGTTCGGCTGAAGTGCGCGATGTTGGCGGGCCGGTGAAAATTGGGCAAGCCGTCAACTTGATGGCGAAAAAGGGCTGGTTTGAAGTGCTACTCGGAAGCGGCGCGCTTTCTCTTAACCTTGGCCTATTAAACTTGCTCCCGCTGCCCGCACTCGATGGCGGACGCATCATGTTTCTTGGCTACGAGTTGGTCGCGCGCAAGCCAGTCGATCCGAACAAAGAAAACATGGTGAATGTCGTCGGCATGGTGATGTTGCTGACATTTATGCTGCTGATAACGATGCGCGACGTCTGGCCTTGGCTCGAACGCGGATTGCGTGGATTGAGTTCTTAG